From the Deinococcus radiophilus genome, one window contains:
- the fsa gene encoding fructose-6-phosphate aldolase, with amino-acid sequence MKFFIDTAIMDEIREIHAWGVLDGVTTNPSLIVKSGRDFREVVSEIAELVGGAISAEVTGLSAEEMIAEGRDIGTWSEHIVVKLPLTPAGLQACRTLTGEGIKTNVTLCFSVPQALLAARAGATYVSPFAGRVDDIGWDGMELIRQIKEAYVMGDIGTQVLAASIRHPQHVVQSALAGADVATIPYKVFTQMVAHPLTEAGIEGFMKDWASLGTQQDSAQKGSEAK; translated from the coding sequence ATGAAATTTTTTATCGATACCGCCATCATGGACGAAATCCGCGAAATTCACGCCTGGGGTGTGCTGGACGGCGTGACCACCAATCCCAGCCTGATCGTCAAGTCGGGCCGCGACTTCCGCGAGGTGGTGTCCGAAATCGCCGAACTGGTCGGCGGAGCCATCAGCGCCGAAGTGACTGGCCTGAGCGCCGAAGAAATGATTGCTGAGGGCCGCGACATCGGCACCTGGTCCGAGCACATCGTGGTCAAGCTGCCGCTGACGCCCGCTGGGCTGCAGGCCTGCCGCACCCTCACGGGCGAAGGAATCAAGACCAACGTGACGCTGTGCTTCAGCGTGCCGCAGGCGCTGCTGGCCGCCCGCGCCGGGGCCACCTACGTCAGCCCTTTCGCGGGCCGGGTGGACGACATCGGCTGGGACGGCATGGAGCTGATCCGCCAGATCAAAGAAGCCTATGTGATGGGCGACATCGGAACGCAGGTCCTGGCCGCCTCTATCCGTCATCCACAGCATGTGGTGCAGTCGGCACTGGCCGGAGCCGACGTGGCGACGATTCCCTACAAGGTGTTTACCCAGATGGTGGCCCACCCGCTGACCGAAGCTGGGATTGAGGGCTTTATGAAAGACTGGGCCAGCCTGGGCACCCAGCAGGACAGTGCTCAAAAAGGCTCAGAGGCCAAATGA
- a CDS encoding C40 family peptidase, with the protein MLQAARQTWLRRDPQAQSETVSEVLLGEPLDLLAEQGEWAQVQLIADGYQGWIQSECIQSAVLGDWQTVTALRGHIYQAPSVAAPVLGRLSQGARVILSGERTEEDARVWERLAWPGGWIQRCVFRSLPPTLAELGVEFVGTPYRWGGRSAWGIDCSGLMQVLHAAYGLQLPRDSGDQRRALAQVETPRAGDLAFFPGHVGLMLDAKRMLNSTSYHMAVQIDTLGEEGGEYGRLLARDLLGFGRPDWRRT; encoded by the coding sequence ATGCTCCAAGCTGCCCGTCAGACCTGGCTGCGACGTGATCCTCAGGCGCAGTCTGAGACGGTCTCCGAGGTGCTCCTGGGTGAGCCACTGGACCTACTGGCCGAGCAGGGTGAATGGGCCCAGGTACAATTGATTGCGGATGGATATCAGGGCTGGATACAGTCGGAATGCATCCAGTCAGCGGTGCTGGGCGACTGGCAAACGGTGACGGCGTTGCGTGGTCATATCTACCAGGCCCCTTCGGTGGCTGCCCCGGTGCTGGGTCGCCTCAGTCAAGGGGCGCGGGTGATTCTCAGTGGTGAGCGCACTGAGGAGGATGCCCGCGTTTGGGAGCGACTGGCCTGGCCGGGCGGTTGGATACAGCGCTGTGTGTTTCGTTCACTCCCCCCCACTCTGGCTGAGCTGGGAGTGGAGTTTGTGGGGACGCCCTACCGCTGGGGCGGGCGTTCGGCTTGGGGGATCGATTGCTCTGGGCTAATGCAGGTGCTTCATGCAGCTTATGGATTACAGCTTCCGCGCGACTCGGGTGACCAGCGGCGGGCGCTGGCTCAGGTGGAAACTCCACGGGCTGGCGACCTGGCCTTTTTCCCCGGTCACGTCGGGTTGATGCTGGATGCGAAGCGAATGCTGAACTCGACCTCATATCACATGGCGGTTCAGATCGACACGTTAGGCGAAGAAGGTGGCGAATATGGCCGTCTGCTGGCTCGCGATTTACTGGGCTTTGGCCGCCCGGATTGGAGGAGAACATGA
- the rho gene encoding transcription termination factor Rho: MSPSFQELREKILPELHLLAAQEGIQDYRKLKKDDLILRLLEAQAQGGGQQLTGGYLTVSEDGYGFLQADLLDPSSRVALVTSGLIRDLALRTGDEVIGLSRPPRDTERYPTLLNIQAVNGVDPDTAKARPRFDDLTPTFPDQQLVLEDPTMDDGISLRVVDLLVPIGRGQRALIVAPPKAGKTTLMKKIANSIVKNYPDIRVMVLLVDERPEEVTDFRESVAGAEVITSTFDEPPQRHVRVAEFVHERARRIVEEGGHVVILLDSITRLARANNLVTPPTGRTLSGSLDSNALHWPKKFLGAARNTREGGSLTILATALVETGSRMDDVIFEEFKGTGNAELVLSRRLEERRIFPALDILKSGTRREELLLDKPVLDKVWLLRKVISDMDPADAMEMLTGRMGKTGNNAEFLQQLTGRG; encoded by the coding sequence ATGAGCCCCAGCTTTCAGGAACTGCGCGAAAAGATCCTGCCGGAGTTGCATCTGCTGGCGGCCCAGGAGGGCATTCAGGACTACCGCAAGCTGAAAAAAGACGACCTGATTCTGCGGCTGCTCGAAGCCCAGGCCCAGGGCGGTGGGCAGCAACTGACGGGGGGCTACCTGACCGTCTCTGAGGACGGGTACGGCTTCTTGCAGGCGGACTTGCTGGACCCGTCTTCACGGGTGGCGCTGGTCACCTCGGGGCTGATCCGCGATCTGGCGCTGCGAACGGGCGATGAGGTCATCGGCCTCTCGCGCCCGCCACGTGATACCGAGCGTTATCCCACGCTGCTCAACATTCAGGCGGTCAACGGTGTGGACCCCGACACCGCCAAGGCCCGGCCGCGTTTTGACGACCTGACGCCGACCTTCCCCGATCAGCAACTGGTGCTCGAAGACCCCACCATGGATGACGGCATCAGCCTGCGGGTGGTGGATCTGCTCGTTCCCATCGGGCGCGGTCAGCGTGCCCTGATCGTGGCCCCCCCCAAAGCGGGCAAGACCACCCTGATGAAAAAAATCGCCAACTCCATCGTCAAGAACTACCCCGACATCCGGGTAATGGTGCTGCTGGTGGACGAGCGCCCTGAAGAAGTCACTGATTTCCGCGAAAGCGTGGCGGGGGCCGAGGTCATCACCTCCACCTTCGACGAGCCACCGCAGCGCCATGTCCGGGTGGCCGAGTTTGTCCACGAGCGCGCCCGCCGCATCGTGGAAGAGGGCGGGCATGTGGTGATCTTGCTGGACTCGATCACTCGCCTGGCCCGCGCGAATAATCTGGTCACACCGCCTACCGGGCGCACTCTTTCTGGTAGCCTGGATTCCAATGCGCTGCACTGGCCCAAAAAGTTCCTCGGCGCCGCCCGCAATACCCGCGAAGGAGGCAGCCTGACCATCCTGGCCACCGCCCTGGTCGAAACCGGCTCGCGCATGGACGATGTGATCTTCGAAGAATTCAAAGGAACCGGCAACGCCGAGCTGGTCCTCAGCCGCCGCCTGGAGGAGCGCCGTATTTTCCCGGCGCTGGATATCCTCAAGTCCGGTACCCGCCGTGAGGAATTGCTGCTGGATAAGCCTGTGCTGGACAAGGTCTGGCTGCTGCGCAAAGTGATCAGCGACATGGACCCCGCCGACGCGATGGAAATGCTGACCGGGCGCATGGGCAAGACGGGCAACAACGCCGAATTTTTGCAGCAGTTGACCGGACGTGGCTAA
- a CDS encoding metallophosphoesterase family protein codes for MRLGIISDLHANIHALTASAEFLRAQAVDQIVVVGDLVGYGANPGPVIDYVQQHGFSACLGSSDMRVALPLGDREGRHGPAEQVINWSRDILTSEQLDFLRSLPVGGRLKTPSGRIRFFHGSPQDPEEKLDLAGPEEKLQVLAAQYPARLIVAAGAHVPFVRQVGEVTFLDPGSVGLSLNHEPGADVAVIDCVADAAPRVTLHKVPYDIASAAFDIMAWELPAQIANVIKTGHG; via the coding sequence GTGCGACTGGGTATTATTAGTGATCTCCATGCCAACATTCATGCCCTGACGGCGTCCGCTGAGTTTCTGCGTGCTCAGGCAGTGGACCAGATTGTGGTGGTGGGTGATCTGGTGGGTTACGGCGCGAACCCTGGACCAGTCATCGACTATGTGCAGCAGCATGGATTTTCGGCCTGCCTGGGCTCGTCGGATATGCGTGTGGCCCTACCGCTGGGTGACCGTGAAGGTCGGCATGGACCCGCCGAACAGGTGATCAACTGGAGCCGCGACATACTCACCTCTGAGCAACTGGATTTCCTGCGTTCCCTTCCAGTGGGTGGGCGCCTCAAGACGCCCAGTGGACGAATTCGCTTCTTTCATGGCAGTCCACAGGATCCAGAAGAGAAGCTGGATTTGGCCGGCCCCGAGGAAAAACTACAGGTGCTGGCGGCGCAGTACCCCGCCCGCTTGATCGTGGCCGCAGGGGCCCATGTGCCCTTCGTGCGGCAGGTGGGCGAGGTGACTTTCTTAGATCCTGGATCGGTGGGCTTGTCGCTGAACCATGAACCCGGCGCAGATGTGGCCGTCATAGATTGTGTAGCGGATGCTGCGCCCCGCGTCACCCTGCATAAAGTCCCATACGATATTGCGTCCGCGGCCTTCGACATTATGGCCTGGGAATTGCCAGCCCAGATCGCCAATGTGATCAAAACCGGTCACGGCTGA
- a CDS encoding dipeptide epimerase, translated as MITWSRFDLTTAQPFGIARWTHSTYERVRVEWQLGEVTGQGEAAPNAFYGETGATVLAALERLAPLLDDPWAFRTLAGQLDAALAYHPSAKCALEMAALEACALSVSRPVRELLGLPSGKIPESSFTIGIASLPEMQAQARAAVERGHAVLKVKLGTAHDEQILSALREVAPAVALRVDANAAWTLPQARRMLDVLEHWRVELLEQPLPAGDLDGHRALRRSARLPIIADESLHSVANVPALAEAFDGVNLKLAKLGGPVQGLRAMELARLHGMSVMIGCMIESSLGIAAAVTLAPQCDWVDLDSPLLLAADPVQGLIWEAGCLSVSDAPGWGVSWVG; from the coding sequence ATGATCACTTGGAGCCGATTTGACCTGACGACTGCTCAGCCGTTCGGGATTGCCCGCTGGACCCATTCCACCTATGAGCGGGTACGGGTGGAATGGCAACTGGGTGAGGTGACGGGCCAGGGTGAAGCGGCCCCCAATGCCTTTTATGGCGAGACGGGGGCAACGGTGCTGGCTGCACTGGAGCGGTTGGCCCCGCTGTTGGATGACCCCTGGGCCTTCCGGACCCTGGCTGGGCAACTAGACGCGGCGCTGGCTTACCACCCCAGTGCCAAATGTGCGCTGGAAATGGCCGCGCTGGAAGCTTGTGCGCTGAGTGTGAGCCGCCCGGTGCGCGAGCTGCTCGGCTTGCCCAGCGGCAAAATTCCCGAAAGTAGTTTCACCATTGGGATTGCTTCACTGCCGGAAATGCAGGCCCAGGCACGTGCAGCAGTAGAGCGCGGACACGCCGTCCTCAAGGTCAAGTTGGGCACCGCTCACGACGAGCAGATCCTGAGTGCTCTGCGCGAAGTGGCCCCGGCGGTGGCACTCAGGGTGGATGCCAATGCGGCCTGGACCCTGCCACAAGCGCGGCGGATGCTGGATGTGCTGGAGCACTGGCGGGTCGAGTTGCTGGAACAGCCTCTGCCTGCGGGCGATCTGGACGGCCACCGTGCCCTGCGCCGCTCGGCACGGCTGCCGATTATCGCAGATGAGAGTCTGCATTCAGTGGCCAATGTGCCTGCCCTGGCTGAAGCGTTTGATGGAGTGAACCTGAAACTGGCCAAGCTGGGTGGCCCAGTGCAAGGCCTCCGGGCCATGGAGCTGGCGCGGTTGCATGGGATGAGTGTGATGATCGGCTGCATGATCGAATCATCGCTAGGTATCGCGGCTGCAGTTACGCTGGCCCCGCAGTGTGATTGGGTGGATCTGGACTCTCCCCTGTTGCTGGCTGCAGATCCGGTGCAGGGGCTGATATGGGAAGCGGGATGCCTCAGCGTGTCCGACGCGCCGGGCTGGGGGGTGAGCTGGGTGGGGTAA
- a CDS encoding alpha/beta fold hydrolase has product MAKRISQVFEHGGGVLHWREYGHGPPLVLVHGLSGSRRWWQRNLPAFSAHFRVYVIELTGYGSAWRHRALGVEGSAQLIGAWLEAQDLQDVTLLGHSMGGQISTIVASRHSDRLRALVLACASGLLETDLFRSALQLPRAAVTGRFSFIPTVLFDSLRAGPINVVRSTLDLLGHPTGEMLPAIALPTLVIWGERDALVPAALGRTLAEALPNGQYVEIPRAGHVVMVDAPERFNEEVLHFLQCLDRGAGNEE; this is encoded by the coding sequence GTGGCTAAACGTATCAGCCAGGTTTTTGAGCATGGCGGCGGCGTACTGCACTGGCGCGAATATGGTCACGGTCCGCCGCTGGTGCTGGTTCACGGCCTGAGTGGCTCGCGGCGCTGGTGGCAGCGTAACCTACCTGCGTTTTCGGCGCACTTCCGGGTCTATGTCATTGAATTGACCGGCTACGGCTCGGCCTGGCGTCACCGTGCGCTCGGGGTAGAGGGTTCCGCGCAGCTGATTGGAGCCTGGCTGGAAGCGCAGGACCTGCAGGATGTCACTCTACTGGGCCACTCGATGGGCGGGCAGATTTCGACCATCGTGGCTTCGCGCCATTCTGACCGGCTACGGGCGCTGGTGCTGGCCTGCGCGTCGGGCCTGCTGGAAACAGACCTGTTTCGCTCGGCGCTGCAACTGCCCCGCGCCGCTGTCACTGGCCGCTTCAGCTTTATTCCCACCGTGCTGTTCGATTCGCTCCGGGCTGGGCCTATCAATGTGGTCCGCTCCACCCTGGACCTCCTCGGCCACCCGACAGGGGAGATGCTGCCCGCCATCGCTCTCCCTACCCTGGTGATCTGGGGCGAGCGTGACGCCCTGGTCCCTGCCGCCCTAGGCCGCACCCTTGCCGAAGCCCTCCCCAACGGTCAGTATGTCGAAATTCCACGTGCTGGACACGTCGTAATGGTGGACGCGCCGGAACGCTTTAACGAGGAAGTCCTGCATTTCCTACAGTGTCTGGACCGAGGAGCAGGGAACGAAGAATAG
- the lnt gene encoding apolipoprotein N-acyltransferase, which translates to MRRSSDILALSWGLVTAALTLTPWAWLSVLPLAVWLHHAAQADTARRMGVAAFAYTGLHLWWIAVLAAKIFGVPPLGGLALILYAIQGLFFAALGWLVLRFFHTPRARLWALAGGWVILEWLRTLGTLAFPWPTLGYVWLDTPVAQVAALGGLLLLSWLAVTTAVALADALITRRPWPLLTLLGLLGLSTAYGLTRLPAQGEPARAFLTRTEVDGFDRFSGGLLPELLSASQDRPAGEVLIWSETALDVNAGDQVLFPGPGISGAHLREEDFGRNLAVAIDSDGQILVQNDKGRPVPFGEAFPLQDVLGPLYTTLGGLTGFDLSTSIRPAQQMIPLVLEGIRYGVYICYDSVFSWPARQLTRQGAEVLVNVSNDSWYAAAGVQQHFNMGRVRAIENRRWVLRSVQRGWAGSVNDLGQPVQVLKEGTGGFSAEYQRLTGQTIYTRLGDAPVLLLALALILGAQRLNLNSDLSFQVKEVES; encoded by the coding sequence ATGCGCCGCTCATCTGACATCCTGGCTCTATCGTGGGGGCTGGTCACCGCCGCCCTGACGCTGACGCCCTGGGCCTGGCTGAGCGTGCTGCCGCTGGCGGTCTGGTTACATCACGCCGCTCAGGCAGACACGGCACGGCGGATGGGGGTGGCCGCGTTCGCTTACACAGGGCTGCACCTGTGGTGGATTGCGGTGCTGGCGGCCAAAATCTTTGGTGTTCCCCCGCTGGGAGGGCTGGCGCTGATTCTTTACGCCATTCAGGGGCTCTTTTTCGCGGCGCTGGGCTGGTTGGTTCTGCGATTTTTTCATACGCCCCGTGCCCGACTGTGGGCTCTGGCGGGCGGCTGGGTCATCCTGGAATGGCTACGAACTCTGGGTACACTGGCCTTTCCCTGGCCCACGCTCGGCTATGTCTGGCTGGATACGCCAGTCGCCCAGGTGGCCGCTCTGGGCGGACTGCTGCTGCTGTCCTGGCTGGCCGTGACGACCGCTGTTGCTCTTGCAGACGCCCTGATCACCCGCCGTCCCTGGCCACTGCTCACTCTATTAGGCCTGTTGGGACTATCCACCGCGTATGGGCTGACTCGCCTTCCGGCACAGGGCGAACCAGCCCGTGCCTTCCTGACCCGTACTGAGGTGGACGGCTTTGACCGCTTCAGCGGAGGCTTGCTGCCGGAATTGCTGAGTGCCAGTCAGGACCGCCCTGCAGGCGAAGTGCTGATCTGGTCAGAAACGGCCCTGGATGTGAATGCTGGAGATCAGGTTCTCTTCCCAGGCCCTGGCATCAGCGGGGCACATCTACGCGAAGAGGACTTCGGGCGAAATCTTGCCGTTGCGATTGACAGTGACGGCCAAATTCTGGTCCAGAACGACAAAGGCCGTCCAGTGCCTTTCGGTGAGGCCTTTCCCCTCCAGGACGTATTGGGGCCGCTTTACACCACGCTGGGTGGGCTGACCGGCTTTGACCTGAGCACCAGCATTCGGCCCGCACAGCAGATGATTCCTCTGGTCCTGGAAGGTATTCGCTACGGGGTCTACATCTGCTATGACTCGGTCTTCAGCTGGCCCGCCCGCCAGTTGACCCGCCAGGGCGCAGAGGTGCTTGTCAATGTCAGCAATGATTCCTGGTACGCCGCCGCTGGGGTGCAGCAACATTTCAACATGGGCCGCGTCCGCGCCATCGAGAACCGCCGCTGGGTGCTTCGCTCAGTGCAGCGAGGCTGGGCCGGCAGCGTGAACGATCTGGGACAGCCAGTGCAGGTTCTCAAGGAAGGCACGGGAGGCTTCAGCGCCGAATATCAGCGGCTCACTGGGCAAACGATCTACACTCGCCTGGGTGACGCCCCGGTCCTCCTGCTGGCCCTGGCGCTGATTTTGGGTGCTCAGCGCCTCAACTTGAATTCTGACCTTTCCTTCCAAGTAAAAGAAGTGGAATCCTAG